In the genome of Salana multivorans, the window CGGGCTCGGCTGGGTGATCGACCGGGTGCTCGCACGACTCGGGCTCGGCGGGGCCGAGCTGGAGCGTCCCGCCGCGCGCGGCGACGACTCGCGGGACGGCGAGCCCGGTGCGCGACCCGACGCCGTCCCCGAGCCGGTCGACGGCGGCGAGGAGGCTAGGGGTTGACCCAGCAGAGGCAGAACGGGTGGCCGGCCGGGTCGGCGTAGACCTGGAAGTCGTCCGGCCCGCCGTCGCCGGCGCTCTGGAGCAGGCGCGCCCCCAGCTCCATGACGCGGGCGTGCGCCTCGTCGATGTCCTCGACCCACAGGTCGAGGTGGACCTGCTGCTTCGGCTCGCCGTCCGGCCAGTCGGGGGGCACGTGGTCGGGGGCGAGCTGCACCCCGATCCGGGGCTGTCCGTCGACCATCACCATGTGCCAGTCGTCGTCGGCGTCCACGACGCCGCCCAGCACGCCGGCCCAGAACGCGCTCTCGCTCTCGAGGTCGGCGGCGTCGAACGCGACCACCTGCCAGCGGATCTTCATCGTCCGAGCATCGCAGCGACCGGCCCCGGGGGCAATGCCCCGGGGCGATCTCCTAGAGCTTGCGCAGCAGCACCTGCTGGATACGGTGCTGCTCGTCCTTGGTCATGACGAGGGTGGCGCGCGAGCGGGTCGGGGAGATGTTCTCCTCGAGGTTCGGCGCGTTGATCCGCCGCCAGATGTCCCGCGCGGTGCGCTCGGCGTCCGCGTCGTCCAGGTCGGCGTAGCGCCGGAAGTAGGAGTCCGGGTGGGAGAACGCCGTCTGGCGCAGGCGGAGGAACCGCTCGACGTACCAGCGCTCGATGTCGGCCGTCGCCGCGTCGACGTAGATCGAGAAGTCGAAGAAGTCCGACACGGCGAGCGACGTCCCGCCCGGAGGGGCCGGCTGGAGCACGTTGAGGCCCTCGACGACGAGCACGTCCGGCCGGTTCACGGTCACGCTCGCGCCGGGCACCACGTCGTAGGTGAGGTGGTCGTAGACCGGGGCCTCGACGTGCTCCGCCCCCGACTTCACGTCGGTGAGGAAGCGCAGCAGGGCGCGGCGGTCGTAGGACTCGGGGAACCCCTTGCGCTCCATCAGCCCGCGGCGGCGCAGCTCGGCGTTCGGGAGCAGGAACCCGTCCGTCGTCACCAGCTCGACGTGCGGCGTCTCCGCCCAGCGGCGCAGCATCTCGACCAGGACGCGGGCCGTCGTCGACTTCCCGACCGCGACCGACCCGGCGATGCCGATGACGAACGGCGTGCGCGAGCTGCGGCCGCCGAGGAAGGTGTCGGTCGCCCGGTGGACGGACGCGATGCCCTCGACGTAGAGGCCGAGCAGGCGGGACAGCGGCCGGTAGACCTCGTCGACCTCGGCCAGGTCGATCGGGTCGGACAGGCTGCGCAGGCGGACGATGTCGGCGTCGCCCAGCGGCAGCGGCGTCGAGGCCGACAGCCGGCTCCAGTCCGCGCGGGAGAGCTCGACGAACGGGGTGAGACTCGGCGCGGCGGCCTCGGCGCCCCCGGTGCCTCCCCGCGCGTCGAGGTCGTGCGCACCCTGCTCCTGCGTCGTCACCGGGACAGTCTGGCCTACCGGCGGCGTTACGCGCACAGCGAGACCGGTGCGACGAGGCTCACGGGCGGGTCAGCCGGCGACGCGGGTCGCGGCCGATATCGTGGTGCCCATGTGTGGAATCGTCGGATACGTCGGCCCCGAGACCCCCTCCCAGCGGCCGCTCGAGGTGGTCCTCGAAGGTCTCGGCCGGCTGGAGTACCGCGGCTACGACTCGGCCGGGGTCGCCGTCCTGACGCAGGACGGGCTCGCCGTCGCCAAGCGCGCCGGCAAGCTGACGAACCTCCTGGGCGACCTCGCCGCCCACCCCCTGCCGCCCGCGACGGCCGCGATCGGCCACACCCGCTGGGCGACGCACGGGGGCCCGAGCGACGTCAACGCGCACCCGCACCGGGTGGGCGACATCGCCGTCATCCACAACGGGATCATCGAGAACTTCGCCGGCCTGAAGAACGAGCTGCTCGCCGAGGGCGCGGAGTTCCTCTCCGAGACCGACACCGAGGTCGTCGCGCACCTGCTGGAGCGCGCCTGGCGCAGCGAGGGCGACCTCACGGCGGCGATGCTGTCGGTCGTCGGCCGGCTCGAGGGCGCGTTCACGCTGCTGGCGCTGCACGCCGGTCAGCCCGGCGTCGTCGTCGGCGCCCGCCGCAACTCCCCGCTCGTCGTCGGGCTCGGGGAGCGGGAGAACTTCCTCGGCTCCGACGTCGCCGCCTTCGTCTCCGCGACGCGCCGCGCGCTCGAGCTCGGCCAGGACCAGGTCGTCACGATCACGGCGGACTCCGTCGACGTCGTCGGGTTCGACGGCGAGCCGGCGACGGCGCGCGAGTTCACCGTCGACTGGGACGCCTCGGCCGCGGTCAAGGGCGGCTACGACTCCTTCATGCGCAAGGAGATCCACGAGCAGCCGACCGCGGTCGCCGACACGCTGCGCGGCCGGTTCGACACCCGCGGCCAGCTCATGCTCGACGAGCTGCGCATCCCCGAGGCGGAGCTGCGCAGCATCGACAAGATCATCGTCATCGCCTGCGGGACGGCGGCCTACTCGGGGCACGTGGCGAAGTACGCGATCGAGCACTGGTGCCGCATCCCGGTCGAGGTCGAGCTCGCGCACGAGTTCCGCTACCGCGACCCGATCGTCGGCCCCCGCACGCTCGTCGTCGCGATCTCGCAGTCGGGCGAGACGATGGACACGCTCATGGCCGTGCGTCACGCGCGCGAGCAGGGCGCCCGCGTCCTCGCGATCTGCAACACGCACGGCTCGACGATCCCGCGCGAGTCCGACGCCGTGCTCTACACGCACGCCGGCCCCGAGGTCGCCGTCGCCTCGACGAAGGCGTTCCTCGCCCAGGTCGCTGCCTGCTACCTGCTCGGGCTCTTCCTCGCGCAGCTGCGCGGCACCAAGTTCCCGGACGAGCTGCGCGAGACCGTCGCGGCGCTCCAGGCGCTGCCGGACAAGATCCAGCGCGTGATCGACACCGAGCCCGAGATCGAGGAGGTGGCCCGCGCGCTCGCGGACGAGGAGTCGTTCCTCTTCCTCGGTCGGCACGTCGGCTACCCCGTGGCGCTCGAGGGCGCGCTCAAGCTCAAGGAGATCGCCTACATCCACGCGGAGGGCTTCGCCGCCGGCGAGCTCAAGCACGGGCCGATCGCGCTCATCGAGGAGGGCCAGCCGGTCTTCGTCGTCGTACCGTCGCCGCGGGGCCGCGACTCCCTGCACTCCAAGGTCGTCTCCAACATCCAGGAGGTCCGGGCGCGCGGGGCGCGCACGCTCGTGATCGCCGAGGAGGGCGACGACGACGTCGTGCCGTTCGCTGACGTCATCTTCCGGGTCCCGCAGACCCCCGTCCTCCTGGCGCCGCTCGTCTCCGTCGTCCCGCTGCAGATCTTCGCCTGCGCGCTGGCCACGGCCAAGGGGCTCGACGTCGACCAGCCGCGCAACCTCGCCAAGTCCGTCACGGTCGAGTAGGCGCGCGTGATCGTCGGCGTGGGGATCGACGTCGTCGACGTCGCGCGCTTCATGGCGACGATCACCCGCACACCGCGGCTGCGCGAGAAGCTGTTCACGCCCGAGGAGCGCGACCTCGCCGACGCCTCGCTGGCCGCGCGGTTCGCCGCGAAGGAGGCCATCGCCAAGGCGCTCGGGGCGCCGGGCGGGATGCGCTGGCACGACGCGACCGTGCGACGCGTGCCCGGGGGCGCCCCCGTCGTCGAGCTGCGCGGCACCGTGCTCGCGCGAGCCGAGGAGCTCGGCGTCCGTCGCTGGCACCTGTCGATCTCGCACGACGCCGGGATCGCGTCCGCGATGGTGGTCGCCGAGGGCTGACCGGTGATCGCGTGACGCGGGCCCGCCGCGGGGTGAGGATGGACGGATGATGCGCTCCTACGCCGCCGCCGACGTCCGCGCCGCCGAGGAACCGCTGCTCGCCGCCGGCGCGCAGCTCATGGCCAACGCCGCGCTCGCGGTCGAGCTCGTCACCGTGCGCGAGCTGCGCTCCCGCCGGGGCGCGGTCCGCGGCGGCCGGGTCCTCGCCCTGGTCGGCTCGGGCAACAACGGCGGCGACGGTCTGTTCGCCGCGGCCGGCCTCGCCCGGCGCGGCGTCGACGTCACCGTCCTCCTCCTCGGCGCCTCGCCGCACGTCGGCGGCCTCGCCGCGGTGCGCGGGACCGGGGTGCGACCGGTCGACCTCGGCGGTCTCGCGCCCGAGGAGGCGGCCCGGCGCGTCGTCGCTCGGCTGGACGGTCAGGTGGACGATCGGCTGGACGCGCCGCCGGTCGACGTCGTGCTCGACGCCGTCACCGGCATCGGGGTGAGCGACGGGCTGCGTGGCGTGCCCGGAGCCGTCGTCGCCGCGCTGGCGGACCTGTGGCGCCGGCGCGGCCGGGCCCCCGGCGAGCGTCCGACGGTCGTCGCCGTGGACGTCCCGTCCGGGATCGGGGTCGACGACGGCGCGCTGCCCGGGCCGGTGCTCCCCGCCGACGTCACGGTCACGATGGGCGCGGCCAAGCCCGGCCTCCTCGTGCCGCCGGCCGCGCGCGCGGCGGGCCGGATCGAGCTGGTCGACCTCGGCCTCGGTCCGGGGCTCTCCTCCGCGGAGCCTCGCGTCGCGCGGCTGACGGGCGCCGGGCTCGCGCGGCTCGTCGCGCCACCACCGGCCGAGAGCGACAAGTACCGGCGCGGGGTCGTCGGCGTGCTCGCCGGCTCCGCCGGGTACCCGGGCGCCGCCGTGCTCGCGTGCGAGGCGGCCGCCCCGCTGGCCGGGATGGTCCGCTACCTCGGACCCGGCCGGGTGGGGGACGCCGTGCTGGCCCGCCGGCCCGAGGTCGTGTGCGGCGACGGGCGGGTGCAGGCGTGGTCGCTCGGGTCGGGCGTCGGGGTCGAGGACGCCGCCCGGCTCGCCGAGGCCCGCGACGTCCTCGCGCGGGTGCTCGCGGCGGCGGAGGACGACGCGCGCGTGC includes:
- a CDS encoding VOC family protein translates to MKIRWQVVAFDAADLESESAFWAGVLGGVVDADDDWHMVMVDGQPRIGVQLAPDHVPPDWPDGEPKQQVHLDLWVEDIDEAHARVMELGARLLQSAGDGGPDDFQVYADPAGHPFCLCWVNP
- the coaA gene encoding type I pantothenate kinase, which translates into the protein MTTQEQGAHDLDARGGTGGAEAAAPSLTPFVELSRADWSRLSASTPLPLGDADIVRLRSLSDPIDLAEVDEVYRPLSRLLGLYVEGIASVHRATDTFLGGRSSRTPFVIGIAGSVAVGKSTTARVLVEMLRRWAETPHVELVTTDGFLLPNAELRRRGLMERKGFPESYDRRALLRFLTDVKSGAEHVEAPVYDHLTYDVVPGASVTVNRPDVLVVEGLNVLQPAPPGGTSLAVSDFFDFSIYVDAATADIERWYVERFLRLRQTAFSHPDSYFRRYADLDDADAERTARDIWRRINAPNLEENISPTRSRATLVMTKDEQHRIQQVLLRKL
- the glmS gene encoding glutamine--fructose-6-phosphate transaminase (isomerizing) → MCGIVGYVGPETPSQRPLEVVLEGLGRLEYRGYDSAGVAVLTQDGLAVAKRAGKLTNLLGDLAAHPLPPATAAIGHTRWATHGGPSDVNAHPHRVGDIAVIHNGIIENFAGLKNELLAEGAEFLSETDTEVVAHLLERAWRSEGDLTAAMLSVVGRLEGAFTLLALHAGQPGVVVGARRNSPLVVGLGERENFLGSDVAAFVSATRRALELGQDQVVTITADSVDVVGFDGEPATAREFTVDWDASAAVKGGYDSFMRKEIHEQPTAVADTLRGRFDTRGQLMLDELRIPEAELRSIDKIIVIACGTAAYSGHVAKYAIEHWCRIPVEVELAHEFRYRDPIVGPRTLVVAISQSGETMDTLMAVRHAREQGARVLAICNTHGSTIPRESDAVLYTHAGPEVAVASTKAFLAQVAACYLLGLFLAQLRGTKFPDELRETVAALQALPDKIQRVIDTEPEIEEVARALADEESFLFLGRHVGYPVALEGALKLKEIAYIHAEGFAAGELKHGPIALIEEGQPVFVVVPSPRGRDSLHSKVVSNIQEVRARGARTLVIAEEGDDDVVPFADVIFRVPQTPVLLAPLVSVVPLQIFACALATAKGLDVDQPRNLAKSVTVE
- a CDS encoding holo-ACP synthase; translated protein: MIVGVGIDVVDVARFMATITRTPRLREKLFTPEERDLADASLAARFAAKEAIAKALGAPGGMRWHDATVRRVPGGAPVVELRGTVLARAEELGVRRWHLSISHDAGIASAMVVAEG
- a CDS encoding bifunctional ADP-dependent NAD(P)H-hydrate dehydratase/NAD(P)H-hydrate epimerase — its product is MMRSYAAADVRAAEEPLLAAGAQLMANAALAVELVTVRELRSRRGAVRGGRVLALVGSGNNGGDGLFAAAGLARRGVDVTVLLLGASPHVGGLAAVRGTGVRPVDLGGLAPEEAARRVVARLDGQVDDRLDAPPVDVVLDAVTGIGVSDGLRGVPGAVVAALADLWRRRGRAPGERPTVVAVDVPSGIGVDDGALPGPVLPADVTVTMGAAKPGLLVPPAARAAGRIELVDLGLGPGLSSAEPRVARLTGAGLARLVAPPPAESDKYRRGVVGVLAGSAGYPGAAVLACEAAAPLAGMVRYLGPGRVGDAVLARRPEVVCGDGRVQAWSLGSGVGVEDAARLAEARDVLARVLAAAEDDARVPVVLDAGALDLVEDGATLPPHVVLTPHAGELARLLGRLTGAPVAREEVEALPLRHLRDAVRITGATVLLKGSVTLVAGPSGPVWSQTGAPSWLATAGAGDVLAGVAGALLARWSQRAIAEPERVAEVVAGAALLHALAAREASLASSGGPIVASDVARALPTAVGRLLGGPDAGGPDAGGAVRRGGEEE